TCTCGTTCTAAAGGTTCTACTTTGCCATGGATTGCCATGTTTCCTAAATGGAATAGTTTACTTTCTAGACTTGTCATGTTCAAGTTTTTTGTCGTAATAAGTTTTCTTTTTGCCATTGTCAATTCTTCATCACTCACACCGCTAAAAGTTATCTTATTTAATTCTTCAATAACTACCTTAAAAACCTCCTTGCTTTTAGATTTTTCAAAAACCGATGTTAACCCTAGTGTGCAACAATCCTTATACTTCGCTACAAATCCACCCATAATATAAACTAAACTTCTTACCTCTCTTAACTCTTTATATAACCTATTACTTAAAATAGGGTCAGCTAAGATTATTGAGAGTAATTCTGTATATAATACTTCATTATTAGCGTATATAGGAATTCTAAATCCAATAGATGCAGTGTTGTTATTAGTTACACTATTGTTATCATAATATACGCCAGTTTCATTATCAGGTAACTCACTATAAACTTTGGTCGATCTGTCTTCTAAACTTTGAAATTTCTCATAAATTAAGTGTTTTAATTCAGAGTAATCTATATCTCCAACTACAATAATAATTGTATTCTCGGGTGTATATGTATCCCAAACTAACTGTTCTACCTCATCTATCGTAAAATTATTTAAATTTTGAATAGACCCTAGTATAAGCTTACCTATATCAAAATTGCCATACAAGGCTTGTCCTGTTCGTTCTGCTATCTGATTAAAAGATGAGAAAAAACTAGAAAGTTCTCTTTCTATAACTTTTTTTTCTTTTTCAAAAACAGTATTTTCAAATTTAAAATTTTTTATCATAGCTAACATAGTGTCAAGACAAATTCTAATATTATAACTCATAGTTTCAAAGTAAAATCTAGTACACTCCTTAGTAGTCGATGCATTACACATGATTCCATTTTCATTTATTTCATTAAAACAATTTTTTAACTGAGTATTATGTATATTATTTCTATTAAACACCATATGTTCTGCAACGTGTGAAATTCCATTATTATCTATATGTTCATTCCTACTTCCTTGTTTTATCCACATACCAATTCCGACAACTTTTGCTTTTGGTATTTTATGAAATATAACTTCAATCCCATTATCTAAAAAAAACGTAAATAATTCATTCATTATTTTCTCCTATTTCCATATAGCTATCTATGTCTTTATACACTTGTAATTAACATCGTTTTCTCTCTTTATAGCTCATATCCCCCAATGTTAGAGTACTTTGTAGAATAATTATTGTCCTTTTCTACTACATAAGAGTTTAAGCTTAAAAGATTTACAAAAACTACAAATAGTAGTAAAATTAAACATGAGTATGTTTTTAATAACTTTTTCAATTTTCCCCTCCACAAATATTATTACTAGGAAAATATTACAACGAAACACAACTTATTTCCAGTTGGAATTACAACTTGACAAGTAGGTGAATTTATGTTATCTCATGAAAAGATAGGAAAAAATTTAAAGTCTATACGTACTAATTATGGTATAAGCATTGAGACAATGAGTCTAGAAACCGGAATTTCTCAAAGTGTCATCAAGGGGATTGAATCGGGTAATAATTCGATAAATCTTTATACCCTTAATATTATCTGTTTGTTTTTGGGAGTTGAGGTAATTGAGTTAATGAATAATAGTATAAGCGAAGAGATCCTGATATTTAGAAAAACTTTGAGTAAAATAGAAGATAAAATTCACAAGTATGACTTTGCTAATATTACTGCTGACTTAAGGACATTGAATGAAATCTCGAAACTTGGAAGTATATCCCAATTGTATGAAGTTGATTCTATTTTAAGTTTTTACTACGCGCTGGACTTTTTTGCAAAAGAAGAATACTCTGAGTCCATAATCACATTAAAATCAAGTTTGAATAGAAGTAGCAAAAGCCTTCGTAATTTAACTACAGTAATTGATAAGTCACGAGTCGACATGTTAATCGCTATAAATTTAGCATCAAAAGGAGATTTAAGTGGTGCAATTAAACTTGAACTGGATCTTATTTCTCAAAACAAAGATCCCATCGTTAACTCCAAGATTCGTCTTAACTTAGCCAAACACTACTATTCAAAAAAACAATACTTAAAAGCTTATGAATTAACTTTGGGTAATATAGATATGCTTAAAAATAATAAACTATTTAGCAGATTACAAGGTGCCTATTGGATGAAAGGCATTTGTGAGTACATGATGAATAAAGAATTCTCCCAAAGTCTTAAAACAGCCATACATATTGCTCACTCATTTAATCTGACCAATCAATGTAAACTATTTATAAACTCCGCAAAAAACGATTATGGCTTAAATATACAGCTCCCCTAACCCCTATATGCCAATGCAATTAAATAAATAAAAAAGAAAATAATATTTTCTAGAATTTTGAATCAAAAAAACAAAGATAAACCCAATGACCCTAAGGTTTATCTTTGTTTTTGTAATGAAATATCTAATTTAATTATCTTTTAGGGTTAATGCAATAGCTAAAGTAATTGTAGCCTTGGTTTTTCTCTCCCTCCGAGTCGCTTAAGCGCCCCACCTCCCTCGTCAAATGGAGGCTATTAAAGACTAAAATCCATTGTTGAAAGTTCTACAATAAACATTAGACCATGGATTAAATTCAAGTCTTTTAATCTCTTTACCTAAATAAAAAACCAAGCCATTTATGACCTGGTTTGGTTTTTCTTTATTTGTTTATTATTCGGTTTCCTCTTGTATTTCTCTACCGGGTAGTATTAGGTTTAGGGCTATGGCGAAGATGGTGGCGGTGGTCATTCCGGATCTGAATATTATTTGGACAGTTTCAGGAAGATGTGATAGGATTTCAGGTTTTACTGCTACTCCCAGTCCAAGTCCTAATGAGATTGCCAGTATCAGACTATTCCTTTTATTAAAGTCTACTTCTTGAAAGTTTTTAATTCCCCCTACTGCTATCATTCCGAACATTATGACTCCTGCTCCCCCGAGAACAGGGCTTGGCATTATGTTTACAAGTGCTGCAAGTTTTGGAAATACTCCCATAAGCATAAGGATTCCTCCTGCAATTGCAACTACATATCTGCTTGCAACTCCGGTTAGAGGTATAATTCCTATATTCTGACTAAACGAAGTATTTGGTCCCGCTCCAAAAATACCTGCCAGCATCGATCCTACTCCATCCCCGAGCACAGATCCCGAAAGCTTTTTAGAGCTGTACTTTTCATCACATGCTTTGAATATCAGCAGTCCTCCTCCGATAGTCTCAACAGTTGTTACTAAATATGCAGGGACAAAGGCCAATAATGCGGGCAAATCAAATTTTAATCCATACTTCAATGGCTGAGGCATTACGAAATAGCCGGCTTCAAATACTGATGAAAAGTCTATCATATTCATAAATGCAGCGAGTATATATCCCACTATAATTCCGATAAGTACTGCAGCTGAGCTGAAAAATCCTTTACCGAACTGGTTTAATAATATGATTACTATCATAACTGTAGCTGCTAGAAATAAATTCTTTAGTATTCCGTATTCTCCATATCCTCCAATCCAGTCTATGGCCACAGGTATCATTGTAAGTCCAATGGAAACTATTACAGTTCCGGTTACAATTGGAGGAAATATATTTCTTAACTTTTTAATAAATCTGCTAAGTATGATTTCTATAAATGATCCGAAAAATGTAGCTCCAAAATATCCCGGTAATCCCAATGTCGAAGCAACTGCGATTCCCGGTCCAACAAATGTAAAGTCAGTTCCCATTACCATAGGAATCTTTCCTCCTACCGGTCCAATACCCACAGCTTGGATTATGGTTGCAATACCTGAGACAAATAATGTCATACTAATGATATATGTATTTTGTTCAGCTGTTAATCCGAGTGCGTTTCCAACAATTAGCGGTACTGCTACAATCCCTGTAAATGCCGCAAGTATATGCTGGATTGCAAGGGCAATTGACAATGCCAATGGCGGTTTATCATCCACTCTGTACTTTATTTCCGATTCTTCTCGGCTCTTTTTATCTACTCCATCTGTCGTTAAATGCTCCATATATTCACTCCCCTTTAATAAAATCTCTTACTAATTTTATCACATAATTGGAATGAAGTTAAGTTAATGTTTTATCAATGCTGCATATAAAAAAACCGATACAAAAAGTATCGGTAATTTTAAACTTAAGCTAAGGCTCCATCCAGTACCAAACCTTCATTCCATAGGAATTTAGCATGGTCTATTTTCAATGTATCGTCTTTTGCTTCGACGCCTTTCTTTACGTAAACCTTAACTCCATCCACATTATACTCGGTGTAATTGTGGTCATCCGAGGGTATTCCCACCAAAACTGATGGTCTATATACTACGCCTGCTCAGGAGCTACAAGCAACAACTTCTGCTCTTACAGCTTCCATCTTATGTTCTTGGATGTATTCTTTAGCTTTTTCTGTAATAATTATTTTCATAATATTTACCTCCTTAGTTTTATTATAAAGTATATCTACTTTATGCGATATATACCCATATTTATAAGCTTATAAACAATATTTATAATACGTTAATTTCAATGTTATAAGGATATAGTTTAGAACTTTATGATTCCCGGTACTTAAAGCGTCTTTGATTTCTCGCAAGTCTAAATTTTTCATTTTAAGAAATGATAAATTAAATCTTAAAAATACAGTATTTTAAAATTTTCCATTATACCAATAATTTGTAAATAATTTTATTTGACTAATGTATAAAACTATGATAGTATGTATGAAACTAAATACACAGTGTAAGTTAGAGGCTGCGGGTGCAAAGAGTAGATTTCGAAAGGTGTAACCGCCGAAATGCCGAAAGGTGTTGGGACCATGCTTAATAGGTATGGTACTGTCAACGGGAGATGCCCATTTCCCGGTTGGTGAGCTTCTTACATTGAGGGCAGAAGGAATATCATGAGTGCCTTTTGCTCATGATTTTTTTGTATATTTTTTTATTTAAAGGAGTGATGGGATGAAGCTATTTGGAACAATGAGTATCAAAGAAAATGAATTAATTATAGGCGGTATAGGGGTAAGTGAGCTGAAATCCAAACACGGCACTCCTCTTTATATAATTGACCAAAAAGGATTTGAAGATAAAGCCAATTTATTCATAAATAATTTTAAATCTAATACATTTGATACGAGAGTAATTTATGCATCCAAGGCATTTATGAATCTATCAATTGCAAAACTCGTATCTAAACTTGGATTATGTATTGATGTAGTAAGCGGCGGAGAGTTATATACAGCTCTTAAAGCCGGATTTGATCCTAATAAAATATATTTTCACGGCAATAATAAATTGTACGATGAACTAGTCTTAGCAGTTCAAAATAGAGTTGGAACCATTGTAGTAGACAACGAGTATGAATATGATTTGCTTAGCGGTATATCAGGAGAATTCGAAACAGTAACAAGAGTGATTTTAAGAGTTAACCCCGGCATTGAAGCTCATACACATGAATATATACAAACTACAAAAAATGATTCCAAGTTTGGTTTAAGTATCTTCGATGATAAAACTATGGATTTTATAATCAAAATGAGTTCTGATCCGAATATAGATTTTGCAGGTATTCACTGTCATGTAGGATCGCAGGTCTTTGATGAAAATACTTTCTTAAAAGAAGCAGACGAGATGATAAAATACGCTAAAGAAATCGAAAATGAAGCACAGGTTGTATTTAAAGAGCTTAATCTAGGTGGAGGATTCGGTGTCTACTATACAGATGAAGATAATCCTTTCGAACTTGGAAGTTTCTTAGGAAGATACACTAAACACATAGAGCACAAGCTTTCCGAATTGGATCTTAATCCTGAAATCATAAGTATTGAACCCGGAAGATCGCTCATTAATTCATATGGTTCAACTCTTTATACAGTAGGAGCAATTAAGAAAACAATGGCAGGTCTACCCTATGTTTTCGTTGATGGAGGAATGACCGATAATCCTAGACCATCACTATACCAGGCAAAATATGAAGCTGTTATAGCAAATAAGATGGATGATACGGACCTTGAATCCTATCGTATTGCAGGAAAATGCTGCGAAACAGGAGACATCCTAATTAAAGATGCCTCTCTTGCAAACCCAATGCCCGGTGATCTGCTTTTAATAAGTTCTACAGGAGCATACAATTATTCGATGAGTTCAAACTATAACAGAATACCTAGACCTGAGGTGGTCTTTGTAAAAGACGGAGTTTCGAAAACGGCAGTAAAAAGAGAAACTTATGAGGATTTAATAAGAAATGATGAGGTGATAGATTGAGTAGGGTTGTAATGAAATTCGGTGGTTCATCAGTAGCTACATCTGAAAAGATGAAAAAAGTTTCAGAATTAATACTCAAAAGAAAATCTGAATATGATGATGTAGTAGTTGTAGTATCTGCAATGGGAAAAACCACAAATAATCTTATAGCACTGGCTAATGAACTTAGTGATGAACCAAATAAAAGAGATATGGATATGCTTTTATCCACAGGAGAAATGGTTTCTGCTTCACTGATTTCAATCTATCTGAATTCGGTAGGACATAAGGCAATAGCACTTACAGGTTTCCAATCAGGTTTTAAAACCATCGGTGAATACTCCAAGAGTAGAATCGAAAAAGTCGATACCGAAAGACTGGAATCCGAATTAAATGATGGAAAAATTGTAATAGTAACCGGTTTTCAAGGCATGAATGAACTTGGAGACATCACGACACTTGGAAGAGGCGGTTCTGATACCTCTGCTGTCGCTCTAGCAGCTTCACTTGATGCAAGCTGTGAAATCTACACTGATGTTAAGGGGATATATACAGTAGATCCACGTATAAGACCAAAGGCTCGAAAGTTAGAATATATCACTTATGAAGAGACTATGGAGATGGCAAATCTTGGAGCGAAGGTAATCGAACCCAGGTCAGTAGAAATGGCAAGTAAGTATTCAGTTCCTCTTTATATAGCACTGAATACAGGAGATGTAAAAGGCACATATATCAGTACGGAGGTGGATAATTTGGAAAAAAGCGCCATTACGAATATATCAAAAATAGACGGAGTCCTACTCGTAAGCATGAGTGAACAATTAGGAGTTGATTCCAAGATTACAGAATGTTTTGTAGAATTGGCAGTTCAAAACATAAACCTTGATATCATCAGTCACTCGCTAGATGACGAAGGTAAGCCTATCACCTCTTTTACAAGTACTGTAGACAATAAATCCAAAATTGACAGCATTCTAAATAATATGGATATCAAACACAGATTTACCGAAGATGTCAGTAAAGTATCAATCATCGGAACTGCAATGCGAAATCAAGTAGGAGTTGCAGCAAGGGCTTTTAAAGTATTTTTAAGTGAAAATGTTGATTTTTATGAAGTTTCTACATCAGAGATAAGCATTTCTTATGTAGTGGATAGCGTTAATGCTCTTAAAATAGTAAATGCACTAGCAGACGAATTTAATTTATAATTAGGAGGAAAATGATGAAAAAAGCGAATTTGGCAGTAGTTGGAGCAACAGGAATGGTCGGTAATACCATATTAAAGGTATTAGAACTAAGAGATTTTCCAATAGAAAATCTGTACTTATTCTCATCGGCAAAATCAGCAGGAGAGGTTATCAACTTCAGAGGTAAAGACGTAGTCGTTGAGGAACTGAACGAAAACTCATTTGACAGAGACATCGACATCGCTCTATTCTCAGCAGGAGGAGCAATCTCAGAAAAATATGCACCACTTGCAAATGAAAAAGGTGTAATAGTTGTTGACAACAGTTCATGTTTTAGAATGGATGAAAATATACCGCTAATGGTGCCGGAAGTAAACCCTGATGCACTTAAAGAAGATTCAATGCTGGTATCAAACCCTAACTGTTCAACAATTCAATCTGTAGTAGTTCTTAAACCACTTTACGATGCATTTGGACTAAAAAGAGTTGTCTACAATACTTACCAAGCAGTTTCAGGATCTGGAGTTGCGGGAGTTAAAGACCTGGAAGAAGGAACATGTGACAACTACCCATACCCAATTAATAAAAACTGTTTACCACATATAGACTCATTTACTGAAAACGGCTATACAAAAGAAGAACTTAAAATGATCGATGAGACACATAAGATACTAGGTGACTATGACATCAGAGTAACTTCTACTACAGTCAGAGTACCGGTTAAAAACTCACATGCCGTAAGCATGAATATCGAATTTGAAAAGCCATTTGAACTGGAAGAAGTATTTGAAGTATTAAGAAATGCACCTTGCGTAGTTGTTGAAGACGATGTAGAAAATCTTGTATATCCTCTACAGCAAAACGCAGATGAAAAAGACGAAGTATTTGTAGGAAGAATAAGAAGAGACTTTAGTGTTGACAACGGAATCAACCTATGGTGTGTTGCAGACAATATTAGAAAAGGAGCCGCTACTAATACAGTTCAAATCGCAGAACTGATTTTAGAGAGGTTGTAAGCTAACAAGGAGGATAAAATGTTATTTAGAGGATCAGGAGTTGCAATAGTTACCCCTTTTAACGAAGACGGTAGCGTTAATATGGAAAGTTTTGTTACACTTTTAAATTTTCATCTTTCACATGGTACGGATGCCATAATTGTAACAGGCACAACAGGTGAAGCATCCACAATGACTGAGGATGAAAAGTTCGCAGTTATATCTAAAGCTGTCGAGGTTGTAAATGGTAGAATACCGGTGATTGCAGGAACAGGGAGTAATAATACGGCTGCTTCGGCAGCCTTCAGTAAAAAAGTTGCTGCTCTAGGAGTTGACGGACTACTGGTAGTAACTCCATATTACAACAAGACAAGTAAAAGAGGTTTGTACGAGCATTTTAAATGTATCGCAGAAGCTGCCGCTCCTGTCCCGATTATTCTCTACACAGTTCCGGGACGAACAGGGGTGGAAATCCCGGTAGAAACGGTTAGTGAACTTTCAAAAATTGATAATATAGTAGGAATTAAAGACGCAACCGGAAGCATCGGATATGCGATAAATGTAAGAAATAACACACCGGATGATTTTGCAATTTATTCCGGAAACGATGATATGATAGTACCTCTTTTATCTGTCGGAGGAGCTGGTGTTATATCTGTACTCGCAAACTGCATGCCTCAAGAAACTCATGACATGATAGAAGAATTCTTTAACGGAAATGTACAAAAAGCTACGAATCTTCAGTTAAAACTAAATCCTTTCATTGACGCATTATTTGTAGAGACAAACCCTATACCGGTAAAAGCGGCGATGAATAAAATGGGATTTGATGTCGGTAGTTTAAGACTTCCTCTCTATGAAGCTGAAGATTCTACAAAAGAGCTTCTTAGAAGAGAAATGATGGCACTTGGAATAGTTTGCTCGTGATATTATGAAAATACTTTTATCAGGAGCAACCGGACAAATGGGAAAGGCGATTACCGAGGTAATCGCCTCCCATAATACAGACCAAATAGTGGCAGGTTTTGCAAAAGATGTCAATGATGCTCTTCCCTATCCGGTTTATAACCATTTAGAAATTTCAGAAGAAATAGACGTAATCGTTGACTTTTCGTCTCCTGCAGCACTTAGAGAACTATTGGATTTTGCCGTTTCAAAAAATATCGGCATAGTCCTTGCATCTACAGGTTATTCAGATGAAGATGTTTCTGTAATTAAAGACGCATCTACAAAAATACCTATTCTTTATTCAGGAAATCTAAGCCTTGGAGTAAATGTTATGCAGATAATCGCTGAAAAACTTGCATCAATGCTAGAAGATTTCGACATAGAGATAGTTGAAAAACATCATAGGTATAAAGTAGACTCTCCTAGTGGAACTGCCAAGATGCTATTTGAAGCTGTGAATAAAGGAAGAGACAATAAGCTTAACGCACTTCAAGGAAGAGACGGATTCTATAGCGAAAGAACGGTTTCAGAAGTTGGAGTATCATCACTTAGAGGCGGAAATATAGTAGGTGAACATACCGTTTATTATTGCGGTGAAGATGAAGTAATAGAACTTAAACATATTGCGGCATCTAAAAAAATATTTGCAAATGGAGCAATAAAAGCTGCGAGATTTCTAATAAATAGAGCTCCCGGCTTATATAATATGAATGATGTATTAATGGAGGTTTGATGAAAAAAATAAGAATTGGAATCGTAGGATATGGAAATTTAGGTAGAGGTGTTGAAACCGGTTTAAAATACGCTGAAGATATGGAATTAGTAGGTGTATTTACAAGAAGGGATGCATCTGAGATAGAGTCTGAATCTAAAGTTTATAATTTAAAAGAGATTGATAATTTTAAAGATTCTATAGATGTTTTAATCCTCTGCGGCGGATCAGCTAATGACATCCCCGAGCAAGCACCAAGACTTGCAGTTGACTTCAACACAGTTGACAGCTTCGACAACCATGCTCATATACCTGAATACTGTAATAAAATGGACTCGATATTAAAGGAGAATAAAAGGACATCCGTAGTATCTTCAGGCTGGGACCCCGGACTATTCTCTATCAACAGAGTTCTCTCAGAAGCAATCCTACCGCATGGTGAAACATTCACATTTTGGGGAACCGGCGTAAGTCAAGGTCATAGTGATGCAATAAGGAGAGTAAGTGGAGTAAGTGCAGCGGTTCAGTATACCATACCAAGTACTGAACTTATAAACGCAATTGCAAATGGTGAAAAAGTAAACTACAACTCTCATACAGCTCATAAAAGAAAGTGTTATATTGTTGCAGAAGAAGGATCAAACTTAGATACCATAAGAGAAACCATTGTGAACATGCCGGATTATTTCGTAGGCTATGAAACAGAAGTCGAATTTATTGATATGGAAGAATTCGAAAAAAATCATAAAGGCATGCCCCATGGCGGAAAAGTTATAAGAAGAGGATTCACTGACGATGTAAATATGTCCCTATATGAATTCTCATTAAACCTTAACAGCAATCCTCAGTTCACAGCAGCCGTCAACATTGCATACGCAAGAGCTTGCTATAAACTGCATAATGAAGGCATCTACGGAGCAAAGACAGTGTTGGATGTACCTATTCGATATCTGTCACCAAAATCATATGATGAATTATTAAAGATGATATAAGTATAGCAGCGAACAATATTCGCTGCTATTTTTATATTGACAATTAAATTAAAATGCTTGATAAAACTTCACTTCATTTTCGCGCTGAAAAAAACTCCCTTAAATTTAAATGCTTACACATTTAAAGGAATACATCATTCACTATTTGGTATTTAATTAATCAAGCTTCGGTAATTTCAGTATTACAAATAATCCGGTTAGAAATAGTGGTAGAATTCCAAGAATAGAATATCTAGGGATTTGTGTTATATCCGCTATTAAAGCCATTATCAAAGGTCCAAAAACTGCTGCGAATTTTCCGAATATATTGTAGAATCCGAAAAACTCATTTGAATTTTCTTTTGGTATTATCTTTGCAAAATAGGATCTTGATAGGGCTTGGATACCACCTTGAGCTGATGCAATCAATAATCCAAGAATAAGAACATGTGAAACGGAGGTTATAAGATAGGCAAATATTACCACAATCATATATGTTATTATCCCTACTATTATCATAAATCTAGTGCCATACTTTTCGCTTAATTTCCCATATATAATTGCTGATGGGAAAGATACAATCTGTACGATTATTAATACTCTTAAAAGCAAAAATATATTTAAGTTTTCTGCACCGATTACTTCCCTTGAATAAGGCACAACCATCCTTATTATAGTATCTACTCCATCGATATATAAGAAGTATCCAATGAGAAATGTGAATACTATCTTATGTTCTCTTATATTTTTTATCGTTCTAAATAGTCTTTTAAAACTATTAATTACAGGATTGGGTTCTTTTTCAACACCATACACTTGATTCACATTTTTAATAATCGGAATAGATAATAAACCCCACCATATTGACGTTATTAAAAACCCAATCTGATACCCAATTAAACGATCCATTCCCATACTAAAAATAATAAACAGGGATAACAGTCCGGGAAGTACGCTTGTGATATATCCAAAAGCAAATCCGCTAGTAGAAACACCATCCATTCTTTCTTCTGTCGTTACATCTACCAAAAAAGCATCATAAAAAATATTAGCTCCCGAAAAACCAATTGCAGAAAAAATATACAATAATACGAGCATTTGCCATATACCTAGTGGTATGATGGCCATAGTTCCGGTTGCGACAATTCCCAACATTAAAAAACTAAGGAAAAACTTCTTTTTGTAACCTCTATAGTCTGCTATTGTTCCCAAAACCGGACTTATTATAGCGATAATTATGCTGGATAGAGAATTGAAGTATCCCAGCTCCATTCCTCTTC
The sequence above is a segment of the Peptoniphilaceae bacterium AMB_02 genome. Coding sequences within it:
- a CDS encoding MFS transporter gives rise to the protein MGKFNKKEWSWILYDCANSAYSMAVTALFPLYFSMFKIGRGMELGYFNSLSSIIIAIISPVLGTIADYRGYKKKFFLSFLMLGIVATGTMAIIPLGIWQMLVLLYIFSAIGFSGANIFYDAFLVDVTTEERMDGVSTSGFAFGYITSVLPGLLSLFIIFSMGMDRLIGYQIGFLITSIWWGLLSIPIIKNVNQVYGVEKEPNPVINSFKRLFRTIKNIREHKIVFTFLIGYFLYIDGVDTIIRMVVPYSREVIGAENLNIFLLLRVLIIVQIVSFPSAIIYGKLSEKYGTRFMIIVGIITYMIVVIFAYLITSVSHVLILGLLIASAQGGIQALSRSYFAKIIPKENSNEFFGFYNIFGKFAAVFGPLIMALIADITQIPRYSILGILPLFLTGLFVILKLPKLD